A window of Proteus columbae contains these coding sequences:
- a CDS encoding phage tail termination protein, whose amino-acid sequence MIHEKFERYLNRGNLLDGFIVQRFAWDEDEDTRHQQYAVIQPDDSSGRFADLGADDFVALILVSAWKDPEPTVIRANEILNYVANNSLDCELNSIYNLGGLPRPIPTEEGRFILKLSFRCTS is encoded by the coding sequence ATGATACATGAGAAGTTTGAGCGATACCTAAACAGAGGTAATTTGCTCGATGGTTTCATTGTTCAAAGGTTTGCGTGGGACGAAGATGAAGATACAAGACACCAGCAATATGCAGTTATTCAACCGGATGATAGTAGCGGTCGATTTGCTGATTTGGGTGCTGATGATTTCGTGGCGCTTATTCTTGTGTCTGCATGGAAAGACCCTGAGCCAACAGTGATAAGAGCTAATGAAATTCTAAATTATGTTGCTAACAACTCGTTAGATTGCGAACTCAATTCAATCTACAACTTAGGTGGTCTACCAAGACCCATACCAACAGAAGAAGGTCGGTTTATCCTCAAGCTTTCTTTCCGCTGTACATCTTAA